The Pseudomonadota bacterium genome contains the following window.
TCCGGCGGGCCCAGGCGTCGATGCCGCCCTCAAGGTTCCGGACCTGGCTGTAGCCCTGTGACAGCAGCCACGCAACGGCCCGGCCGCTGCGGCCACCATGGTGACAATGGATGACGACGGGGCGGTCCTTCGGAATCTCGCTGAAACGCTGTGGCAGGGATCCCAGGGGAATGTGCAGCGCCCCGGGAAGACTGCAGACAGCGACCTCGCCGGCCTCGCGCACATCCACCAGGACAGGCGGAGTGCCGGCTTGCATCTGCCTGTGCAGGGTCTGGACGTCCATGACGGGAATACTGTCGCCGGTCATCAGAACTCAAACTCCGCGGGTTTTTCAAAGCCGGGCAGCAGGGGGGTGCCCGCATCAAAGAGGACAATATCCGATATGGTGGTCCCGGTACGCCGGAACAAGCAGGCCCGGCC
Protein-coding sequences here:
- a CDS encoding rhodanese-like domain-containing protein, which produces MDVQTLHRQMQAGTPPVLVDVREAGEVAVCSLPGALHIPLGSLPQRFSEIPKDRPVVIHCHHGGRSGRAVAWLLSQGYSQVRNLEGGIDAWARRIDPNMSTY